One window from the genome of [Clostridium] celerecrescens 18A encodes:
- the dndC gene encoding DNA phosphorothioation system sulfurtransferase DndC — MAEKCATCEVNKRDVTITKEIIVGLMETVRNLYLVDDIPWVIGYSGGKDSTATLQLVWLSLSTLPKEQLKKPVHIINTDTLVESPVISKWVQNSLNLMDKAAVEQGLPFLTHSLTPAYNNTFWVNLIGKGYPFPRKKLRWCTDRLKIQPVNSFVKEKIAEHGEVIMVIGTRKAESARRAQTMAYYEKKRVRELLSPNQSMVNELVFSPLEDWNDNDVWVFLMQYKNPWGYSNKELLTLYKGATADGECPMMVEKGLPSCGKSRFGCWVCTMVEKDKSMEAMIANDDEKAWMTPLLEFRNKFGDEESDREKRGFRKMAGYLQGSYKQLHHGPYLKEVREEWLRDLLEIQKDINENGPKEFENLELITLPELRNIRRIWVFDKHEFDDSLPRIYEAVLGKKFDDPEWIASDAFKSEEWDILKNVVSELYPDEELAFEMAYSLIDIENRSNSLNQRKGITDSLENIIQRTYYKNEKDATEFYLNQVIRKKELGGKYNEKVLDSSYDEPEEDDEDEDCSE, encoded by the coding sequence ATGGCAGAAAAGTGTGCGACCTGCGAAGTTAACAAGCGGGATGTAACGATTACTAAAGAAATAATAGTTGGATTGATGGAAACAGTAAGAAATTTATATTTGGTTGATGATATTCCATGGGTAATTGGATATTCTGGAGGAAAAGATAGCACTGCAACATTACAGTTGGTATGGCTTTCACTTAGTACTTTACCTAAAGAACAGTTAAAGAAGCCGGTCCATATCATAAATACAGATACATTAGTTGAGTCACCAGTAATTTCAAAATGGGTTCAAAATTCTTTGAATCTAATGGACAAGGCAGCTGTAGAGCAGGGACTTCCATTTTTGACGCATTCATTGACACCAGCTTATAATAATACATTTTGGGTAAATTTAATTGGAAAAGGATATCCATTTCCTAGGAAAAAGCTTCGTTGGTGTACTGACAGATTAAAAATCCAGCCTGTTAATTCATTTGTAAAGGAGAAAATAGCAGAGCATGGAGAGGTTATTATGGTGATTGGCACGCGTAAAGCGGAAAGCGCAAGGCGTGCCCAAACTATGGCTTATTATGAAAAGAAAAGAGTTAGAGAGTTGCTAAGCCCAAACCAGTCTATGGTAAATGAACTGGTGTTTTCTCCTTTGGAGGACTGGAACGACAATGATGTTTGGGTGTTTTTAATGCAATATAAGAATCCATGGGGCTATTCGAATAAAGAATTGCTTACACTTTATAAAGGTGCTACAGCGGATGGAGAATGTCCCATGATGGTAGAAAAAGGGCTCCCGAGTTGTGGGAAGAGTCGTTTTGGCTGTTGGGTTTGTACAATGGTTGAAAAAGACAAATCTATGGAGGCGATGATTGCAAATGATGATGAAAAGGCATGGATGACACCGCTTCTAGAGTTTAGAAATAAGTTTGGAGATGAGGAAAGTGATAGAGAAAAGAGAGGCTTCCGTAAGATGGCAGGATATTTGCAGGGAAGCTATAAGCAGTTACATCATGGCCCTTATTTAAAAGAAGTACGTGAAGAGTGGTTGAGAGATCTTTTGGAAATACAAAAAGATATTAACGAGAATGGTCCGAAAGAGTTTGAAAACTTAGAGTTAATCACATTACCGGAATTGAGAAATATACGAAGAATATGGGTATTTGATAAGCATGAGTTTGATGATTCCCTACCTCGTATTTATGAAGCAGTGCTAGGAAAAAAGTTTGATGATCCTGAATGGATCGCTTCAGATGCGTTCAAGAGTGAGGAATGGGATATATTGAAGAATGTTGTTTCAGAATTATACCCGGATGAAGAACTTGCATTTGAGATGGCATACAGTTTGATTGATATTGAAAATCGATCAAACAGTTTAAACCAACGAAAAGGCATTACAGATTCTTTAGAAAACATTATTCAGAGAACTTATTATAAGAATGAAAAAGATGCGACTGAATTTTACTTAAATCAAGTAATAAGAAAGAAAGAGTTAGGTGGAAAATATAATGAGAAGGTCTTGGATAGTTCATATGATGAACCTGAAGAGGATGATGAAGACGAGGATTGTAGTGAATGA
- the dndB gene encoding DNA sulfur modification protein DndB, protein MDYTYKFPVVRGKQARREYYIAMVPLKMLSKLFPNTEEYVLPEYRAQRKMNESRIPVISRYITENRDSYAFSALAASIDGEFEFHESSDGLGTGILEVAMDARLLINDGQHRKAAILDALNEDASLGTETISVVLYEDLGLTRSQQLFTDLNKHAVKTSNSIAELYDSRDALAVINRNVVSRVKFLNDYTDKERDILGKFSSNLFTLNTFYTANKRIVGCTEVSDAAERFLCKFWTNIVQNIIQWNELMNHEISKVDLRENYIVTQGVVIQAFGIIGNYFYNNPQSQMEDVLLKLQSIDWKRSAVQWKLRVIRADGKIITSNKAIMLTANRIKREIGLEFSKDEEHRENQFLGSINI, encoded by the coding sequence ATGGATTATACGTACAAATTTCCAGTGGTAAGAGGTAAACAAGCGCGAAGAGAGTATTATATAGCCATGGTGCCTTTAAAAATGTTATCAAAACTTTTCCCTAATACAGAAGAATATGTTCTTCCGGAATATAGGGCCCAAAGAAAAATGAATGAGTCCAGAATTCCGGTTATTAGTAGGTATATAACTGAAAATAGGGATTCTTATGCATTTTCAGCATTAGCAGCTTCAATAGATGGAGAATTTGAATTTCATGAAAGCAGTGATGGGCTGGGAACGGGTATTTTAGAGGTTGCTATGGATGCTCGCCTTTTGATTAACGATGGACAACATAGAAAAGCAGCCATTTTAGATGCTTTAAATGAAGACGCTTCACTTGGTACAGAAACTATTTCAGTCGTACTTTATGAGGATTTAGGCTTAACTAGAAGTCAACAGCTATTTACTGATTTAAACAAGCATGCCGTCAAGACATCTAATTCTATTGCAGAATTATATGATTCAAGAGATGCACTAGCTGTTATTAATAGGAATGTCGTCTCACGGGTAAAATTTCTAAATGATTATACGGATAAGGAAAGGGATATATTAGGGAAGTTTTCATCTAACTTGTTTACATTAAATACTTTCTATACAGCAAATAAAAGAATTGTTGGCTGTACTGAAGTATCGGATGCAGCTGAAAGATTTTTGTGTAAATTTTGGACAAACATTGTTCAAAATATTATTCAGTGGAATGAGTTAATGAACCATGAAATTTCTAAAGTGGATCTGCGAGAAAACTATATTGTTACTCAAGGTGTTGTGATACAGGCATTTGGGATCATTGGTAATTATTTTTATAATAATCCTCAAAGTCAAATGGAAGATGTTCTTTTGAAGCTTCAGAGCATTGATTGGAAAAGAAGTGCAGTACAGTGGAAATTACGAGTAATTAGGGCTGATGGAAAAATCATAACAAGCAATAAAGCAATAATGCTTACAGCAAATCGAATCAAAAGAGAAATTGGACTTGAATTTTCAAAGGATGAAGAGCATAGGGAAAATCAATTCCTTGGGTCTATTAATATCTAG
- a CDS encoding helicase HerA domain-containing protein, which translates to MLREFYDFIAKRINGYFQAISSQGILQLGESFCLKLDDGDMVEGVTESLRKLSEQNKTLGEYSYKCMDGTVYRTYTLKVVDDEIIIASQINGMTNDFLCATLRNAANDAKKPILMISSNPIDSAKSGSRNMTANGMPFYPGNLMQEIRKMAEESTQLTFLEQRILDFELSRRESDVFSDKTSLYEYKDLLSIMSGGLVARNNFPGFRLFYVDGKKDFSNFGKMQIDKELKKNNQFFERIDRSIRFGNLESDLSNDFEDSFIIRIERTRKDDPENWSTLFTYAEVLTAMEKKQAKKENPLQIDLEDITIYGEIPLESLALDEKVLIRNEGSMTTKKRRRSMIIFNPDKYPMIHIRVACNVKVHYNDISADDISFVKEANNLVFELNRSGISFHKIEITDTANDITYIFKICILDLYATYLAETIKRNFIINWKKTKSKSSIKLLGIGTDLIFNQNGAKNMSEKLDDNEEYRCNYDERLHLYASEDELANYGCGINIQINFSGIVVPFSLFPDEAKSVEITGRKILRDKIATKGNFEFIDNLHIYKESQEYFAKANLLRELRIEQQIVDDGITYGKCRHFYASEQVKIEKVNLEIESNLLNSYLNFLAAYKSASTVPTLAYMGGEIKKAAQKYLEAFKQVFVTLEEGKPFSKLQEEALFLGSISVGNEDNEILLTPLHPLNVEYQLMLAKEKSIDSASDIVVDRLNSINLLPYIRRNKKIYKVSDQLYSTEWKYYAPAENRKYRGSRRYVPKLVEEKIVEFSSHFKYIFEDINNKTIKINLINMGDCSDVFIGIAQYFIHSVNRQPDVDQLMRFEIHVYTDDKKGNVFSNLRDYGLLKKYLADMKLSVVSGITMNNLEGIMSKNVACYFYKDTGKNYAYAHISFYEMESEVTSEIATMNQIETGASIGGILSGVPSSKYGQKYRTGFGTKYAKRTKLIELTEQYNALVQVGTTGNPYYSGSSISTQIDSKAEDKMNGIYDASNWVVFVNPKVDLDFFSEKEANSDLLIIHYSDQYTSSSGYDAITVTQKSKQYSKVIQEYLKDKGIDAELRDISNIINLFNAINGDWLLRLVSSKKMVGANKDSTFSREKISIVAAIKFMLAFLRHPDILWVPISLEEMLRVSGGAGLSRDESILSAKNLGFEKGPTSDDLLFIGLNYNADKLKIYLYPTEVKTGINDNVVIKKAFEQSASTANGLKQAFAPNDELVGTILYKVNRNFLMQLLVTSCKKMKVYHVDDSQKWDIVIDQFREAILNEEYEISDDIREVLGKGAVLSFRKAHIERRTSFKEDAINFIEMLEYDEFELILKTIDEISDNIALRQDNEFMLFNEKDISGLTGDFSKLNVTEFEQDKNTQDKEICECSGQQEERNPDDEPFDEPQNTLSEMNKLEVSSPGIRVKFGVNQQNGMDVIWEPNNTDVLFHTNTGIIGTMGTGKTQFTQSLIAQIYQKRTANIASDDVGILIFDYKGDYNETKTDFVKLTDAKVYRPYHLPFNSLALAWSETPKPLLPVHTANTFVDTLAKVNSSLGPKQKNILLNCIDEAYSRCGIKKADSSTWANEPPTFANIYQIYDLDEDIKKGDVLDAILSKISMFEIFEPVASNTKSLFDLLHGVVVIDMSGYDADIQNLVVALTLDLFYSQMQAAGHSKLEGSYRQMNKLILVDEADNFLRECYPSLRKILKEGREFGVGTILSTQFLKHFVTKEEDYSKYILSWVIHNVADLANADVRFVFNTQPGSSDESRICSDIKNLKKHESIVKIGNVQDPIYMKDNAFWKYAKEILEER; encoded by the coding sequence ATGTTAAGAGAATTTTATGATTTTATAGCTAAAAGAATAAATGGTTATTTTCAGGCAATCTCGTCACAAGGAATTTTGCAATTAGGGGAGAGTTTCTGTCTAAAACTCGACGATGGGGATATGGTTGAAGGGGTAACAGAATCTCTTCGAAAGCTGTCTGAGCAAAATAAAACATTGGGAGAGTATTCGTACAAGTGTATGGATGGCACTGTATATAGAACGTATACCCTGAAAGTTGTTGATGATGAAATAATTATTGCTTCACAGATTAATGGGATGACAAATGATTTTTTATGTGCAACCTTGAGAAATGCAGCAAATGATGCTAAGAAACCTATTTTGATGATTTCTTCAAATCCAATTGATAGTGCTAAGAGTGGTTCTAGAAATATGACTGCTAATGGTATGCCGTTTTATCCGGGTAATCTTATGCAAGAAATTCGAAAGATGGCAGAGGAAAGTACACAGCTCACTTTTTTAGAGCAACGTATTTTAGATTTTGAATTGAGCCGTAGAGAAAGTGATGTATTCAGCGATAAAACATCACTTTATGAGTATAAAGATTTGTTATCAATTATGAGTGGCGGGTTAGTAGCCCGGAATAATTTCCCGGGGTTCAGATTGTTTTATGTTGATGGAAAGAAGGACTTCTCCAATTTTGGTAAGATGCAGATTGATAAGGAATTGAAGAAGAACAATCAGTTTTTTGAGAGGATTGATCGTAGTATAAGATTTGGAAATTTAGAGTCAGATTTGTCTAATGACTTTGAAGATAGTTTCATTATCCGAATTGAGCGTACTCGTAAAGATGATCCGGAGAACTGGAGTACTTTGTTTACCTATGCAGAAGTTTTGACAGCAATGGAAAAGAAGCAGGCGAAAAAAGAAAATCCATTACAAATAGATCTTGAAGATATTACCATATATGGAGAAATTCCACTGGAGTCATTGGCATTGGATGAAAAAGTACTGATACGCAACGAAGGTTCCATGACAACTAAAAAACGCAGACGGAGTATGATTATTTTTAATCCGGATAAATATCCAATGATTCATATTCGTGTGGCATGTAATGTCAAGGTACATTATAATGATATTTCAGCAGATGATATTTCTTTTGTAAAAGAGGCAAATAATCTGGTTTTTGAACTTAATAGAAGCGGTATATCGTTTCATAAGATTGAAATTACTGATACAGCTAATGATATTACATATATTTTTAAAATTTGTATTTTAGACCTTTATGCAACATATTTGGCAGAGACCATAAAAAGAAATTTTATCATTAATTGGAAAAAAACAAAATCTAAATCAAGTATCAAGTTGCTTGGAATTGGAACTGATTTGATATTTAACCAAAATGGCGCGAAAAATATGTCAGAAAAGTTAGATGATAATGAAGAGTATCGTTGTAACTATGATGAACGTTTACATTTGTATGCCTCAGAGGACGAGCTTGCAAATTATGGATGCGGTATTAATATACAAATTAATTTTTCAGGAATAGTTGTTCCATTTTCACTTTTTCCAGATGAAGCAAAGAGTGTGGAAATAACAGGAAGAAAAATTCTTAGAGATAAAATCGCCACAAAGGGTAATTTTGAATTTATTGATAATTTGCATATTTATAAGGAATCACAAGAGTATTTTGCAAAGGCTAATTTACTCCGTGAACTACGCATAGAACAGCAGATAGTTGATGATGGAATTACCTATGGAAAGTGTCGTCATTTTTATGCATCAGAGCAAGTTAAGATTGAAAAGGTTAATCTAGAAATAGAAAGTAATTTGCTTAATTCATATTTGAATTTTTTGGCAGCTTACAAGTCAGCATCTACGGTTCCAACTTTGGCATATATGGGAGGGGAAATTAAAAAAGCAGCTCAGAAATATTTGGAGGCATTTAAGCAGGTGTTTGTAACGTTGGAAGAAGGTAAGCCATTTTCAAAGTTACAGGAAGAAGCATTGTTCTTGGGATCAATATCAGTTGGAAATGAAGATAATGAAATACTTCTTACACCATTACATCCACTGAACGTTGAATATCAGTTGATGTTGGCGAAAGAAAAATCTATAGATTCAGCATCGGATATTGTTGTTGACAGACTAAACTCTATTAATTTGTTACCGTATATAAGAAGAAATAAAAAAATTTATAAGGTCTCCGACCAATTATATTCTACAGAATGGAAGTATTATGCTCCAGCTGAAAACAGGAAATATCGTGGCAGCAGAAGATATGTTCCGAAACTTGTAGAAGAAAAAATTGTAGAGTTTAGTTCACACTTCAAATACATTTTTGAGGATATTAATAATAAGACAATTAAGATTAATCTGATTAATATGGGGGATTGCAGTGATGTCTTTATAGGAATTGCTCAGTATTTTATTCATTCGGTTAATCGTCAGCCAGACGTAGATCAGCTAATGAGGTTTGAGATTCATGTTTATACAGATGATAAAAAAGGAAATGTTTTTTCAAATTTGAGAGATTATGGGCTGCTCAAAAAGTATTTAGCTGATATGAAGCTTTCGGTTGTAAGTGGTATTACAATGAACAATCTTGAAGGCATAATGTCAAAGAATGTTGCATGTTATTTTTATAAAGACACAGGGAAAAATTATGCCTATGCACATATATCATTTTATGAAATGGAATCTGAGGTGACATCTGAGATTGCAACTATGAATCAAATTGAGACGGGTGCATCAATTGGAGGAATTTTATCAGGGGTACCTTCTAGTAAGTATGGGCAGAAATACAGAACAGGATTTGGAACAAAATATGCGAAACGTACAAAGCTAATTGAATTAACGGAACAATATAATGCACTAGTACAAGTAGGAACGACAGGAAATCCATATTATTCAGGGAGTAGTATATCTACACAGATAGATTCTAAAGCGGAAGATAAGATGAATGGAATATATGACGCTTCAAACTGGGTTGTATTTGTGAATCCTAAAGTAGACTTGGATTTTTTCAGTGAAAAAGAAGCAAATAGTGATTTGTTGATAATTCATTATAGTGATCAGTATACTTCTAGTAGTGGATATGATGCGATAACAGTAACTCAAAAGTCAAAGCAATATTCAAAAGTAATTCAAGAATATTTGAAAGATAAAGGTATAGATGCAGAACTTCGGGATATTTCCAATATTATAAATCTTTTTAATGCAATCAACGGAGATTGGCTGCTACGACTTGTGTCGTCTAAAAAGATGGTAGGAGCAAATAAGGATTCAACTTTTTCTAGAGAAAAAATTAGTATTGTTGCTGCAATCAAATTTATGTTGGCATTCTTGCGTCATCCAGATATTCTGTGGGTTCCTATCTCTTTGGAAGAAATGTTACGAGTGTCTGGAGGAGCAGGTTTGTCACGGGACGAAAGTATTTTGTCAGCCAAAAATCTTGGATTCGAAAAAGGACCGACGAGTGACGATTTATTATTCATTGGATTGAATTACAATGCGGATAAATTAAAAATATACTTGTATCCAACTGAGGTAAAGACGGGAATAAATGATAATGTAGTAATTAAAAAGGCATTTGAACAGTCTGCGTCTACTGCTAATGGTTTGAAGCAAGCATTCGCACCTAATGATGAATTGGTAGGAACAATTTTATACAAAGTAAATAGAAACTTTTTGATGCAACTTTTGGTTACGAGTTGCAAAAAAATGAAGGTATATCATGTAGATGACTCACAAAAATGGGATATTGTAATTGATCAGTTTAGAGAAGCGATATTAAATGAGGAGTATGAAATATCTGATGATATTCGAGAGGTTTTGGGAAAGGGTGCTGTTCTCTCTTTTAGAAAGGCACATATTGAACGCCGGACATCATTTAAGGAAGATGCTATTAACTTTATTGAAATGCTCGAATATGACGAATTTGAATTGATTCTAAAAACTATAGATGAGATATCTGATAATATAGCTTTAAGACAAGATAATGAATTCATGCTGTTTAATGAGAAAGATATTTCAGGTTTGACAGGAGATTTTTCCAAGTTAAATGTTACAGAATTTGAGCAGGATAAGAATACACAAGATAAAGAGATATGTGAATGTTCTGGACAGCAAGAAGAGAGAAATCCCGATGATGAGCCATTTGATGAGCCTCAAAATACGCTTTCGGAAATGAATAAGTTAGAAGTATCTTCTCCGGGAATCCGAGTGAAATTTGGCGTGAACCAGCAAAATGGTATGGATGTTATTTGGGAACCAAATAATACAGATGTTCTTTTTCATACGAATACTGGTATTATAGGTACAATGGGAACTGGTAAAACTCAGTTTACACAGTCATTAATTGCACAGATTTATCAGAAACGTACAGCAAATATTGCATCAGATGATGTAGGAATCCTTATTTTTGATTATAAAGGAGACTATAACGAAACAAAAACGGATTTTGTAAAACTGACTGATGCAAAGGTATATAGACCATATCATTTACCATTTAATTCATTGGCTTTGGCATGGTCTGAAACACCAAAGCCACTTTTGCCAGTACATACGGCAAATACCTTTGTTGATACTTTGGCAAAAGTAAATTCTTCATTAGGTCCAAAGCAGAAGAATATTTTATTGAATTGTATTGATGAGGCATATTCAAGATGCGGAATTAAAAAAGCAGATTCTTCTACATGGGCTAATGAGCCACCCACATTTGCCAATATATACCAAATTTATGATTTAGATGAAGATATAAAGAAGGGAGATGTGCTTGATGCGATATTGAGTAAAATCTCAATGTTTGAAATTTTTGAACCTGTAGCATCAAATACAAAATCTTTATTTGATCTTCTTCATGGCGTAGTAGTTATCGATATGTCGGGATATGATGCGGATATTCAAAACCTTGTTGTTGCATTGACACTGGATCTGTTCTATTCGCAGATGCAGGCGGCGGGGCACAGCAAGTTAGAAGGCAGTTATCGCCAAATGAATAAACTCATATTGGTAGATGAGGCAGATAACTTTCTTCGTGAATGTTACCCATCACTGAGAAAGATTTTAAAGGAAGGCCGAGAATTTGGAGTGGGAACTATACTTTCAACGCAGTTCCTAAAACATTTTGTGACAAAGGAAGAGGACTATTCAAAGTATATACTTTCGTGGGTAATTCATAATGTAGCAGACCTAGCCAATGCAGATGTTAGGTTTGTATTCAACACACAACCAGGAAGCTCAGATGAGTCACGCATTTGTAGTGATATCAAAAATTTAAAGAAACATGAAAGCATTGTTAAAATAGGAAATGTTCAAGATCCAATCTATATGAAAGATAACGCTTTCTGGAAGTATGCAAAGGAAATATTGGAAGAAAGATAA
- the dptG gene encoding DNA phosphorothioation-dependent restriction protein DptG, giving the protein MNYKFSELRFKDSFKVKEKEEKSLDSLRLSHYPDNAFKLFPYKASGKSQAPIVYDMEEIISGFFRKALDLETEDIDEESLCQRLISNIDIDAEDLEYFQDLISNLFFRGGDFIAENIGLYPYQTNVQNKSADRVAFFMSCVMGVGDADRKIIKEAIDKYPYNVLEKMVIDSIESKQLERGKEKPYYPIITNVQEKFKKDFYFMLDTGMTSLEDLSNLLALYYFYYVSQTCITLDQFGMGKREDPIPLYFALDWERVNKNRLCCVEGWENLQAKINHMFSHAITLEIINQHDDINLMCDYIDLQNYVKANESRDEFVASEIKSAEHAYTSCVGDYKKFDEIPYAEGGSKTDKALRHLFKCVEEQFLNTDRKRANQFYNEKFSDFCKERWVKNRKKSGLVLNLTERDIIFLTKISLQDKDRIRLIDLYKEYEYRGIYLDNTSKELLQEFFTKLNLIDKKSDSGDAQYVKRIL; this is encoded by the coding sequence GTGAACTACAAATTTAGTGAGTTAAGATTTAAAGATAGCTTTAAAGTAAAGGAAAAAGAAGAGAAGTCTTTAGATTCATTGCGATTGTCCCATTATCCTGATAATGCCTTTAAATTATTCCCATACAAAGCAAGTGGAAAATCTCAGGCGCCTATAGTCTATGATATGGAAGAAATTATCAGTGGTTTTTTTAGAAAAGCGCTTGATTTGGAAACAGAGGATATAGATGAAGAGTCTTTATGTCAAAGGTTGATCAGTAACATTGATATAGATGCAGAGGACCTTGAATATTTTCAAGATTTAATATCTAATCTATTTTTTAGAGGTGGAGATTTTATTGCCGAGAATATTGGCTTATATCCATATCAAACCAACGTTCAGAATAAAAGTGCTGATAGAGTTGCTTTTTTCATGTCATGTGTTATGGGAGTTGGTGATGCAGACCGTAAAATAATAAAAGAAGCTATTGATAAATATCCATATAACGTGTTGGAAAAGATGGTAATAGATAGTATCGAATCTAAACAATTAGAAAGGGGAAAGGAAAAGCCTTACTATCCAATAATTACGAATGTTCAAGAAAAATTTAAAAAAGATTTTTACTTCATGCTTGATACCGGGATGACTTCATTGGAAGACCTGTCAAATCTTTTGGCACTATATTATTTTTATTATGTTTCTCAAACGTGCATCACGCTAGACCAATTTGGTATGGGAAAGAGAGAGGATCCAATACCCCTATATTTTGCGTTAGATTGGGAAAGAGTAAATAAAAACCGATTGTGCTGTGTTGAAGGCTGGGAAAATCTACAGGCAAAAATCAATCATATGTTTAGCCATGCGATTACTTTAGAAATTATTAACCAGCATGATGATATAAATCTAATGTGCGACTACATAGATTTACAAAATTATGTGAAAGCAAATGAAAGTAGAGATGAATTTGTTGCGTCAGAAATAAAAAGTGCAGAGCATGCATATACCTCGTGTGTCGGAGATTATAAAAAATTTGATGAAATTCCTTATGCAGAAGGTGGATCGAAAACGGATAAAGCTCTTAGGCATTTATTCAAGTGTGTAGAGGAACAGTTCCTTAATACGGATCGAAAACGAGCAAATCAGTTCTATAATGAGAAGTTTTCGGATTTTTGCAAAGAACGTTGGGTAAAGAATCGTAAAAAATCTGGATTGGTTCTTAATCTTACAGAACGAGACATTATTTTTCTTACAAAAATTTCATTGCAAGATAAAGACAGGATTCGATTAATAGATCTTTATAAAGAATATGAATATAGGGGGATTTATTTAGATAATACTTCCAAGGAATTATTACAGGAGTTTTTTACAAAATTAAATCTGATTGATAAAAAGAGTGATAGTGGAGATGCACAGTATGTTAAGAGAATTTTATGA